The sequence tggttaaatctcagtcgactgagatttagcaattTCGTTCCGAAAAACACAATGTGTTTTCCCTTTTTGGAAGCATAATTGTGCTTCTTATGGAAGCACAGACTTTGATGTGTATGTTCTATAAGAAAAGAAATTGCAATTTTTATTTCAATTTTTCTATAAAATTGTTTCTGATTCAAACCAATTCTTATGTCTTTctgaaagaataaataaaaaagagtGCTTTTCCCTTTTAGGGAAGCACAATGCGCTTCTCATGGAAAAGTACTGTTTCCAAAAAAATCGGTCAAAACATAAATAAAAGAAGCAAAAGCTGAAAACAcgtgcaaaaaaaaaaatcctaaggATGTGCCCATCATGCGACACGTGCCGGTGGCTGGGCGTACCAAGTGGCATGCTCCCAGCCCACCAAAAGTGATTCGCTGAATTTCCCCCGAGAGTGTACACTTTGATTAGGGTTTTTAGGCTAAAAATGCTCAGCTTTGTTCATTTGATAAAATGACCATTCAAATACAACTTAAATCAGGAGGCTCCACGAGCCAAAGATGTCAACCTAGATCTAATCCCATAGGCATGTCTAGCGAGGCTTATTCATGAAAAAAAAAAGTCTAGCGAAGTTGTGTGCATGTGTGATTAGTTAGGGCATGTACAATTGTGACGAATGGATACAAATGCCCCATGACAAAGAGTAGCTTGAGGCATTTATATTGATTTTTTTTCTACAATGCAAGCTACCACTAATGAGTCTCATCAAAGAATGAAAAGTAGACTCCCActacatatgtatcccaactccccaCATCAACTTTTTCAGCTTTATGCACCGAACCACACCTTTTCTGTTCAAGCAACCGTCTCCTACCGACGATCCCGCTACCCCATCCGAACCTACTTTTCCTGACATCCGATCCTACATGATCTACGGGGCATCACCCTAGGGCTATGGGTTGGCCATGCCACTCTGCATAAAATCATGGAATAAAGGCCTGTTCGGAGTCCCTCCGCTCCATGACTCAGCCCCCGGAACAGGCGGAGTTGTAGTTGAAAATCGTGGAGCGGGGAAACAGTTTTTTTAGTAGTAAACCAAGCTTTATTGAATAGTAACAAGGTTTACAGGGACAATTAGGGGGTCATGAGGAGCCCCTAGCCAAACATGGCGACCAACATCTAAAGAACTAGCAATTTTAGCTAAACTGTGATCTTCCCAATTGAGTGCTCGACCCTCGAAAACAAAATCACATATACCAAACTCCATCGCACGCATTGCAATCTCCTTCACAATTGAAGAATGTCGCCCTTCTGTACCTTTTTCAATATCTAAAACCATCATCTTCGAATCACTCGCAACAACGATTCTATTTTCCATGAGATCAAGCGCAAGCGCTTGAGCTTCTCGACACGCCAAGGCTTCTAAGACTATTGCATCAGTTATGCCTTCGACAACCATAGCAGAAGATCCCAGAAGTGGAGCGGGGAAACAGCTGCTCCACAGACTCTGTGATTTCGTCGAGCCGGTGGATTGCCGAACAGCTCCTAAAGGAGGCGGAACCAGGATTTCTCAAAGCCCAGGGATAAAACTAACTGACTAAATATAATGTCAAATACTACACACATCAATGTGCGTTATAAGTATGACACATAATCACATTCAAGACGAAAAAAAATTTCATTATTATCACCGAGAGGAAAATCCATAAAACAAATAGTTTAACAAAGTGCATCATTGCAAACATGGTTTGGTGCCAAATTAGTGAAGACTTGCTTAATTCAAGGCCCTCGTTTCTTCGCCAGCAATAGTAGAAGGGCCTGGATCTGCGAACATAAAATCAAGTGTTTAAAATCAAGACACTGGACATAGACTAAATCAATTGTTCGTAtgaaattttgcaaaaaaaaaaaatcatacCATTAACACGAAGTCCACGAGGTAGTAGCCCCTTGTGTTTCCTCATTTTTTGATAGCACTGTATAATCATAATATCGTCAATGCTTACAAATACATCATGCTGAATATAGCACACCAAACGGTGATTCATCCATTCATCATTCATCTTGTTTTACAGATCAGTTTTGACAATGCTCATAGTTGAGAAAGCTCTTTCTACGGTTGTCGTTGCGACGGGCAGAATCAAGGTCAATTCAATGAGACGATATATCAATGGAAAATGTGTGTGCCTATCTGTTTGAACCATCTTTATAGCAAGCTGGCCAAGATGAATGCAACTGAAAAAAAATCCAGTATCAGCTCTAGCTTCAGTAACAAATGTCTCAAGTTGGTCCCTAAGAACTCTGCACTCATATTCTGAGAAATCCATGACATAAATCTGAGCAAGTTCAACCAGCTTATTTATATCAAAGTTGGCAATAGAATTTCTTGGCTCAAGACAAGCGATGCATCTCAATAGTTGGGTAGATTGCTCAGCAAAGCGATTGTTGAACTCAACAACAATGTGGTCAAGCACCACATTAAATATTTCATGATGGAAATAATGTAAGTGAGTTACCATCTGGCGGCCGCGACCTCTCGGACGACCTCCAATAGCTAATGTTTCTGTCATGTTTGGAATAATGATGTTATGTTTGAGGCAAAAGGCATTTACCTCTTGAAATAGCTCATCCCATCCCCGATGCCTCATTTCATTAAGTTTAATGGTACAAATTAGATATTCGCTGTGCAACACAGTGTGTTGTCCTGGGTGTGTGCACTGCAATTCAGAAATAGATTGAGAAGAAACAGTGGAACCGGCGACGGGCGCGGCAGGGAATCGCCAATCACGGGTTGACGAGGGCGGCAGGCGCTTGGGCGCTCTGTTTGAGCGAAGCGAGGGTTTCTGTTGCGACGATCATGTGAGgggtgttttttttcctttcttgatTGCCTTGAGTGACGAACGATCAGGCTACAGATCGAAGCGTAAACTGTGCGATTGGTTATACATGGGTCACGTGTAGCCTGTACGTGAAGTCTGGGACTAATGGGTTGAAGCcttggggcgtgtttggttgcagtagtgaaCAGTAGTTGTATTGCATACACATCTCAACCCAGCCTGGTTGAGTAAAAACAGCCCCAAATGCGTCATCTGCAAATTGTTTGTTTGCCTGCATCTAGGGTCGCTGCATTAAGTAAtacgcaagtgcactttgtttggttgcctgcattggcccAAGCGGCACATGAACACGGTGTTTGGTTGCACGCATGAGatatgattaagagctagcacttgcacttagcacacagggttaagagctagcagaggGAGGGGGAGAAGAAATGCAGCGTGCGCAGGAGAATGGCGTCTGCGGTGGATAGTGGCCGTGGCGCCGtgtccgacatgacgagcatggagtcgtGGACGAGCGACCCCGTCGACAGCACGGCGAGCGACACCGTCGGGgaactagttgcggtgctcgcgcaaagacagtCGACAAAAGGAGGATAATGCGGTGCTCACGCCATGGTATCGTCAATGCagtggacgagagaggaggccgagatgatcgaagccggaaacgactccagtgtagtagggcgaAAGAGAGGAGGCCAAGACGATCGACCCCGTCGGCGGCGCGGCGAACTGCAATGTGCACGGAGGCAGAGGACACAAGAAAGCAGTGTGCGCGCCATTGCAGCGTCAGTGCAGTACAAGGATGACagagagtaggccgagatgagcgacaccgaaaacgactctagtgtagtaggacgtgGGCAAGGAGATCAAGAGGAAGGGCGTCGGCGTCGAGAGCGACGAATAGGAGAGCTCTAAGCAGAGgacagaggagctcgacatggcggcgACCGTGTAATAGGCTGCTGCTCAAAGAGAGATGAAGCTACGATCATCGAAACCAAAAATTTACAACATGAATGTTGTGCGGAACTGCGAGATTAGGCTActggtcaaaggaaatttcaaacgaTCGATCGTGCGCGACGAATGTGATAAAATTCGTCTAGAATAGCTTCATACGGGAAGACAAAATTAAGAACTTACGACTGACAAAGATGTGAACCGATTGCCTAAATGGAACCGTATCATTGAagtgcatctttttcgtgtagagcttacctcgaatcgaagcaccgttgtgtagaTCGGAAAGGGCTAGGAAGAACAACATTAAAGAGAAGgttactggaggtaggagaagaCATACCAGCTCGTATCCCTTCCATCTCCCCTCGTGCAAGTGACCCATCATGTGCGCTCGCCTCAGCTATGCTCGCTAGAAAATGCCGATCTGAGCGTTTCAGCGAGCCAGACCCAGATGCGATTTAAGTTTCGTGGTGTGCACGCCCAACAGTAAATGTAACCAACCAAATGGGTTCAATCTTTCCCGCACGGGCCAGACTGGGcctaatgcgggcaaccaaacacgcccttgaaGGCCCCCAAATGCTGAATTTTTTTCTACTATGTGTGTACAGGCTACATGGGCCACGCCTGGGGCTACAGCCCTAGTTGCCCCAGGCCCAGTTTCGCCCTAGCAAATCGCAACCTCCAAAAACTTGGGCCCTTTTTGAGCCGAAGTTGGGCCCATTTTGGAACAACTGCTTGGGCCGTACGGCCTCGAATCAACGGGAGTGTTCAGCCCGCAAAAGTCACCCGAAACAGGCAGAGCGAAACCCTGTCCTCGCATTCCCCCGAACCCAAACCCCCAACCAATGGCGGCCACGGCGATGGAGCACGATGGCGGCGCCGAGGTGGTGGTCACCCCGGGGGAGCTCCTCGGGCCCTCCTCGTCTCTCGAGGCCGGGCGCGGCGCTTACGCCGACGGCCGCTCCGTGCGCGCGTCGGTCACCGGCCGCCGCCGCTTCGTGGCCCCCGCCCCCGGCTCCTCCGACCAGGTGGGGTTTACCTAGGGTTTCTGGAGCTGTCCGTCCCTTCGctcctcgcgctgctgctgctgattgaTTGGTTGGATCGATTTGGTTTGGCTGCAGAGGTCCACGGTGGAGGTGGTCGGGCACAAGGCGCACGGGGCCGTGCCGCAGCCGGGGAGCATCGTCATTGCCCGTGTAAGATCTCTCTCTGTTCCCAGAACACCGTTGAGTGGTGAAGCTTGATTTTCAGTGCCCGGGTTGTGTTGCGGCGAATTTCGTTAGCGCTGAGTGGATGTGGTGTGTACCCATCTATTTGCCATGGTTGAATTAGGAACTGGCTGCTGTTGCTGTCTGTAATCTTGCTTTTCATGTCTGAATGGCTGGTGCCGTATCGGCATATGCTTGCAGTTAGCTTAACTGGCACAAATCACCAGCATTGCCTGTGCAAAAGGACCAACGTCCACGTAGGAACACACACTTTTCCTTGTTATAAGGCTGGGTCTTGGGACTTGGGAGGTGATGTATGTGCATGTATCACTTCAGACATAAGCGTCTCATCTTATTGTTTGTAGACCTTGTTAACCTGTAAAACCTTGCTGACTTGAAATTCGTGTAAAGTTTGTGAACGTCCATCCTATTGTTCGTGTGTTGGGCCTAGCAGTAAACAAGTTTAAATAGCTGCTTGCTCCCCAAATAATATCTCGTACTAATGTGAAGATTTTCCTTGTATCATGTCGTCATTGACCTGTGAAGATGACTTTACATAATGGATAAGGGGAgtttagggcgtgtttggttgcctgggtGGCTCTAGCCTGCATCGCATGGAGGATCCTGGGTGAGCGTGGCCTGGTTGAGCTGATGCAGAGATTGACTGAGATGTGTGTTTGGTGGACTGTATGATATTGTTGCATGAGAGATGCTATATACAATAGATGTTGTTTGGTGGACTGCATTTGAGTTTAAGTCTGTGAGCTTTCCtcttccaatttcaatcatttcaaCTGGATCTGGACCATTCGATGGAACATGTAAAAGAACGCTGAACTGAACTCATGTTTCAATTTTTATTTATCAAAAAATTTCTCAACGAAAGGAAAACAGTATCACCGATCTAGAcaattcagaaaaaaaaatcaaacgAAGAGGTGGAGGGCGACGAGTTGGCTGGGGCGCAGATGGGCGGCGGGGAGGAGATGCCGACGACGAGATTCGGCTGCAGCTCGCCGGAAGGATTGAGAGCGGTGGCGCAGTTTGAGGGGAGAGAAGGGGAAAAACGCGGCGCCCGTTGCGGCTCGCAGCACGCAAGTGCTCCCCTCTCCCCTTCTTCCTCTCGATTGGTGGCGGACGGCGTGTTCCCCAGCGTCAGCATGGAGTAGCACCGGCGAGGGAGCTCGGACGGGTGGTGGACGAGGCGACTGTCGAGGTGGGTCGGCGAGCCCCCGGCGTGGGCATGGAAGAGGGCGGGCTAGGGTGCCTGGACTGGTGGTGAACGAGGGAGCCCGGACCGCTGGTGGACGagggagctcaggcggcggcggcgatgggttACTCGATCCAATCTGATgcgtgagagagaggaggaggagaaggagacacGGGACGGGAGTTGCGGCTGCACGCGCGAGCCTGGCTCGGAGATACGGCCGATTCCTGCGTGCCCCTCAGCCTGGCTGAGAGGCCTCCTTTTGCATCGGTTGGGCCAGGCTGAGCAGGCCGCACAGGCCACCAAACACAATAGATTTTGCATGGCGGGTGCGACCCAGGTGCCACACAAgaaaccaaacacgcccttagtgTTTCATGAAAATGAACCTGGGCTTGCCCTCTGATTTCAAGAAATTAAAGGGGGGAAAGGGAGTTTACTGTAGCGGGTTTAGCTGAGACGGATTTGCACGCCAACTTGTTTTTAATGGCGGCAGTGCTAATTGCTGAAGGTTGCTAATGTTGCAGGTGACAAAGGTTATGGCTAGGATGGCGTCTGCAGATATAATGTGTGTTGACTCAAAGGCTGTCAAGGAAAAGTTCACTGGCATGATAAGGTATTGGCCCTTGTTCATGAAATATCTGTTGCTGTTATGCTGCCATTTAGTACCACTCTCATAGATTTATTGTATGGTTTTGCTTTGAGTAGATTGCCAAAGTGTTTAGGGTCGATTGCTTTTGTTCATCGTTTTTCTTGTAGATAATAGACAGTGTATTGCAGGAAAGTTCCTCATGCCATGCTCTTATGTTTGTAGGCAGCAAGATGTTCGTGCAACTGAGATCGACAAGGTGGATATGTACCAGTCATATCGACCTGGCGATATTGTTAGAGCTCTGGTTGTATCCTTTAGGGAGGAATGTTACATCCTATTTATTTTCTCTTGGAGTCTTAGCCATGCGCATCTGCATGCTTCAAGTCACTTTATTTCCAGAAATCATTCATCTGATTATTTAGCAACAAGCTTCTAGTCTTGCCAGATTACTCTATATTTTTGACCAGATTGCAAACCTTACATCATGCTGAAGCTCTCTCTTGGTGATGCAAGGGCATACTACCTTTCGACTGCCAAGAATGAACTTGGAGTTGTTTCTGCCCAAAGTATAGCTGGTGAGCTTTCTGTTACTGCCATACCAAATTACTCACTACTTATTTCAGGATGCAAGTATGCATCCTGCAGTGAGTGAAGAAATTAGTTACAGTTGTTCCTCATATTGTATGATTCAGGCAGAATTGTGCTAATGCTGCCACCCTTGTTTTTCTCTAGGTGGCACGCTGGTCCCAACCAGTTGGACTGAGATGCAATGTGAATTGACTGGCCAAATCGAGCAAAGAAAAGTTGCAAAAGTGGAGTAGATCTTGTTTACTTTGCCAGATAGGAAGGTAAATTTggttggttacagggttgtttctCCTTCGCTCAGAGCCTCAGTGCTCAGACTGTTTCAGTTACGCACTTAACTGTGCCCTTATTTCTTAGTGGAAGCAGCTACTACCCGTATTTCTAGTGTATTGCCTGTAATGTATTCAAATCCTGTACAGTGGCTAGTTGGCTACTATTAGCCTAGTCCCTGGTATACAACTTATGGTCGAATGTGTACTCTGCTCTGCTCACCGATGAAACCATGTCTACCTCACTGTTGACCAGCTTTCAAAAGTTCAGTAACCCGGTAAAATGTTTGGCTGATCTACACCTCTATGCACTGAATTGTTGCTTTCAAATGTTCATCCCGTGCGTACCGTGACTGAAAGTTTGTGGGTATTCTCACAATAATTTCTTTATTCTTGCTTTACAGGTTTTGATGGTGTACGATATGTTTGATCAACAACTTGGGGTCCTCCGGGCATGATTATTGTCACTGGATTTAGCACATTAACACTACCCATGGGGTGCTATTTTGACTAGCTTTTGAATGTAACGCAACTATGTTTGTTGAGTGTTATTTAGGGCTTTATGTGAGATTGTGATGTTGTGGTCTTCCGAGGCTTGGAAACAGTTGAAGCGTTGGTTTGAGTCTGTAGACTGAATGTGCAAACGATGCCATTGGATTTTTTTTTCTCTCACAGAAAAGTAAGTTCTTACACTGGAGAGTTATAGCGACGAGTAGAGATTCTATTGCAATAACCAAATTGATATGTAGATCGCCGAACCGAGTCTGGCAACTGCTTGTAGTGGCCTGCCAGCGGCGGGCAGAAGTAGTAATCCTTCTGGACTAGTGAACGAGCAAGC comes from Triticum aestivum cultivar Chinese Spring chromosome 5B, IWGSC CS RefSeq v2.1, whole genome shotgun sequence and encodes:
- the LOC123113056 gene encoding exosome complex component CSL4; protein product: MAATAMEHDGGAEVVVTPGELLGPSSSLEAGRGAYADGRSVRASVTGRRRFVAPAPGSSDQRSTVEVVGHKAHGAVPQPGSIVIARVTKVMARMASADIMCVDSKAVKEKFTGMIRQQDVRATEIDKVDMYQSYRPGDIVRALVLSLGDARAYYLSTAKNELGVVSAQSIAGGTLVPTSWTEMQCELTGQIEQRKVAKVE